Proteins from one Cryptomeria japonica chromosome 4, Sugi_1.0, whole genome shotgun sequence genomic window:
- the LOC131049022 gene encoding heavy metal-associated isoprenylated plant protein 43: MKKSTVVSVEISCCKCKKKVMKIAADISGVESIKVDGSTNTLTVIGEVDPVEVTTKIRKFKKRAQIISVGPPKSEEKEKDKDGEKNEGDDKLPISCPRCNVWIVEDMNVIDSNPCSIM; the protein is encoded by the exons ATGAAG AAAAGTACAGTGGTTTCTGTGGAGATTTcttgctgcaaatgcaagaagaaAGTTATGAAAATTGCTGCAGATATTTCAG GAGTAGAGTCTATAAAAGTTGATGGATCTACAAACACACTCACTGTGATTGGAGAAGTAGATCCTGTAGaagttaccacaaaaataagaaAGTTCAAGAAAAGAGCACAAATTATAAGTGTTGGGCCTCCTAAAAGCGAAGAGaaggagaaggataaggatggaGAGAAGAATGAAGGGGATGACAAGCTTCCTATAAGCTGTCCAAGATGTAACGTTTGGATTGTTGAAGACATGAATGTAATTGATTCCAATCCATGCTCTATAATGTAA